One genomic window of Cyprinus carpio isolate SPL01 chromosome B8, ASM1834038v1, whole genome shotgun sequence includes the following:
- the LOC122138156 gene encoding cytochrome c oxidase subunit 6A, mitochondrial-like codes for MKFPHVSSKICLLHCGLLLLIHVHVAKTWKILSFVVALPGVAVCMLNMYLRAQQHQHESSRSFVPYSHLRIRSKRFPWGDGSKTLFHNPHVNALPDGYEQHDNH; via the exons ATGAAATTTCCACACGTGTCAAGTAAAATTTGTTTACTCCACTGTGGTCTCCTTTTGCTGATACATGTTCATGTAGCCAAGACCTGGAAGATCCTGTCGTTCGTGGTGGCGCTGCCTGGAGTCGCGGTGTGTATGCTGAACATGTACCTCAGGGCTCAACAACACCAGCACGAGAGCAGCCGGAGTTTCGTCCCCTACAGCCACCTGCGCATCCGCAGCAAG CGTTTCCCATGGGGTGACGGCTCCAAGACGCTCTTCCACAACCCCCACGTCAACGCCCTCCCTGATGGCTACGAGCAGCATGATAATCATTGA